A single genomic interval of Mycolicibacterium holsaticum DSM 44478 = JCM 12374 harbors:
- the pks2 gene encoding sulfolipid-1 biosynthesis phthioceranic/hydroxyphthioceranic acid synthase — MGDALVTPIALIGMACRLPGGISSPEKLWEALLRGDDLVTEIPADHWDVDEFYDPEPGVPGKSVTRYGGFLDDIWGFDASFFGLRTHEATYMDPNHRLLMETSWEAIEHAGLDPRSLFGSKTGVFVGVVHDDHVVLTYESGAVHDAYAYPGNTPSMASGRIAYWLGAHGPALTVDSACSTGMLTLHLACRSLHEGESDLALAGGVNTLISGIMNTAGSALGMYSPTGCCHSFDAAADGFVRSEGCAVVLLKRLPDALRDGDRILAVVRGTAANHDGRTKTISRPSLEAQANAYRAALAAAGVDPATVGMVEAHGTGTRVGDPIEFGSLARVYGTDGRECALGSAKSNFGHTEGAAGTLGLIKAALALQHGVVPPSLHFTRLPDDLAKIETGLFVPMAATPWPSQQDEQPRRAAVSSYGLSGTNVHAVLEEAPAGANQEVPVVPAGSLVFALSASSSEALHRTSAQLAEWVGARADQLVPADLAYTLARRRGHRSVRAAVVAADVAELTARLQEVAESGISYPAAVGQDDRGPVWVFSGQGSQWAAMGAALLETEPVFAATVAAAEPLIAAEAGFSVTEAMSAPETVTGIDRVQPTLFTMQVALAAAMRSYGVSPGAVVGHSMGEAAAAVVAGGLSLEDGVRVICRRSRLLATIAGAGAMASVELPARRVSEELAARNLADVVVSVIASPESTVIGGATETVRDLVAMWERHDITAREVAVDVASHSPQVDPILAELTDALAELTPMTPSVPYYSATSDDPRHDPAFDARYWVDNLRRPVRFADAVQAALEDGHRVFAELSPHPLLTRAVEQTAKAGDISAQALPCLLREQELPHGLREFLANLHCAGAAVDFTALYPSGRLVDAPLPAWTHRQLRISSGGRSPQALGLGTRSLAVHPLLGAHVRLPEEPERHAWQGEVGTAALPWLGDHQVHNVPALPGAAYCEMALSAARTVLGENSEVRDISFEQMLMLDEQTPITTIASVETPGVVEFEVVTDHEGEHTRRAVARLHGADTEPASQPHDVAALLAAHPSRMEGDELRQLFASRGVQLGPAFASLVAAHTAQDAPTLVAEIALPRTLRAQQSAYGIHPALLDACFQSVAAHPAVAAAGDADLLVPLGIRRLRISDPAGKPRFCLVRLNRQDGTGIEADIDVLDAAGAPVLTMQGFRLGSSAEGSDAERVLAERLLAVEWRRSEPLALTDPAAGEWLLITTAATGESLTTKLLDAMKGLGAQCDWFSWPEGADQVAGAEQLGGRLKASAVNGVVVVFGPTVGDIDDDGLTRARAHVSALVRIARELTELPGEPPRLYVLTQGAQTVVEHDRPNLDQGGLRGLVRVVGAEHPELRATQIDVDADCDPEKVALELLSGSDEDETAWRAGDWYVARLQPTPLRPEERRVTTVNHETEGVRLQIRTPGDLATMELVAAERVPPAPGEIEVAVTASSINFADVLVAFGQYPSLEGRLPQPGTDFAGVVTAVGPGVTDHRIGDHVGGFSRNGCWATFVTCDARAAVALPPGLTDEVAAATTTAYATAWYGLHDQARIAAGDRVLIHSATGGVGQAAIAIARAAGAEIFATAGSPGRRELLRDMGIEHVYDSRSTEFADLIRRDTDGCDVAGVDIVLNSLTGAAQRAGFELLAIDGRFVEIGKLDVYANSRLGMYPFRRNLTFHYVDLALMVDSRPERVGDLLRRVYGLVATGELPPPQRTHYPLAEAATAIRVMSAAEHAGKLVLDIPRSGSSTVALPPEQVRIFRPDGAYIITGGLGGLGLFLAAEMASAGCGRIVLSSRSQPTAAAQQAIADLRKNGTDIHVECGDIADPATAGRLVTAATATGLPVRGVLHAAAVVEDATLTTMTDDLIERDWVAKVYGAWHMHKATSDQPLDWFCCFSSAAALLGSPGQGAYAAANSWLDSFTHWRQAEGLPATTIAWGAWAEVGRAASLEEGHTTMITPQEGAHAFQTLLRHDRGYTGYMPTKGTPLFNALVARSPFAEAFKTAGEAQHDTAAVRAELLTLPREEWPTRLRRLVTEQASLILRRTVDPDHSFPDHGLDSLGFLELRNRIESETGIRVTPKAIAAHNTARALGKHLADTLASEQTVSAVG; from the coding sequence ATGGGGGACGCTCTCGTCACTCCTATCGCACTGATCGGCATGGCCTGCCGACTTCCCGGCGGCATCTCGTCACCGGAGAAGTTGTGGGAGGCGCTGCTGCGGGGCGACGATCTGGTGACCGAGATCCCCGCCGATCACTGGGATGTCGACGAGTTCTATGACCCCGAACCCGGCGTGCCCGGCAAGTCCGTGACGCGATACGGCGGATTCCTCGACGACATTTGGGGTTTCGACGCTTCGTTCTTCGGCCTGCGGACGCATGAGGCGACCTACATGGACCCCAACCACCGGCTGCTGATGGAGACGTCGTGGGAGGCCATCGAGCATGCCGGCCTGGACCCGCGCTCGCTGTTCGGATCCAAGACAGGCGTTTTCGTGGGGGTGGTCCACGACGACCACGTCGTGCTGACGTATGAATCCGGCGCCGTGCACGACGCCTACGCCTACCCCGGCAATACGCCCAGCATGGCTTCCGGTCGCATCGCGTACTGGCTGGGTGCGCACGGTCCGGCATTGACGGTGGATTCCGCGTGTTCGACCGGAATGCTGACCCTGCATTTGGCGTGTCGCAGTCTGCACGAAGGCGAAAGCGACCTGGCGCTGGCGGGCGGGGTCAACACGCTGATTTCGGGCATCATGAACACCGCGGGTTCGGCGCTGGGCATGTACTCCCCCACCGGCTGTTGCCACTCGTTCGACGCCGCCGCGGACGGCTTCGTACGGTCCGAGGGCTGCGCCGTGGTGTTGCTCAAGCGGCTGCCCGACGCGCTGCGTGATGGCGACCGGATCCTCGCGGTGGTGCGCGGCACGGCAGCCAACCACGACGGCCGCACCAAAACCATCTCCCGGCCGTCGCTGGAAGCCCAGGCCAACGCGTACCGGGCCGCGCTGGCCGCCGCAGGAGTCGACCCCGCAACGGTTGGCATGGTGGAGGCCCACGGCACCGGCACCCGGGTGGGTGACCCGATCGAGTTCGGCAGCCTGGCCCGGGTGTATGGCACCGACGGGCGGGAGTGCGCGCTCGGATCGGCCAAGAGCAACTTCGGGCACACCGAAGGCGCCGCAGGCACATTGGGGTTGATCAAGGCCGCGCTCGCGCTGCAACACGGGGTGGTCCCGCCGTCGCTGCATTTCACCCGGCTGCCCGACGACCTCGCCAAGATCGAAACGGGCTTGTTCGTGCCGATGGCGGCCACACCGTGGCCTTCCCAACAGGACGAGCAACCACGCCGGGCCGCCGTTTCGTCGTACGGCTTGAGCGGCACGAACGTGCATGCCGTACTCGAGGAGGCCCCTGCCGGCGCCAACCAGGAGGTGCCGGTCGTTCCAGCCGGCTCGCTGGTGTTCGCACTGTCGGCCAGCTCGAGCGAAGCGCTGCACCGTACCTCCGCGCAGCTCGCCGAGTGGGTGGGCGCCCGCGCCGATCAGCTGGTGCCCGCCGATCTGGCCTATACCCTGGCACGCCGGCGTGGACACCGGTCGGTGCGCGCGGCGGTGGTCGCCGCCGACGTCGCAGAGCTGACTGCGCGTTTACAGGAGGTCGCCGAGAGCGGCATCTCTTATCCGGCCGCCGTCGGCCAGGACGACCGGGGACCCGTGTGGGTGTTCTCCGGCCAGGGTTCGCAGTGGGCGGCGATGGGCGCGGCGCTGCTCGAGACCGAGCCGGTGTTCGCCGCCACGGTGGCGGCGGCAGAGCCGTTGATCGCGGCCGAAGCGGGATTCTCCGTCACCGAGGCGATGTCGGCGCCCGAGACTGTGACCGGTATCGACCGCGTCCAGCCGACCCTGTTCACCATGCAGGTCGCGCTGGCCGCCGCGATGCGCTCCTATGGCGTCAGCCCCGGCGCGGTCGTCGGGCATTCGATGGGCGAAGCCGCGGCGGCGGTCGTCGCCGGCGGGCTCTCGCTCGAGGACGGGGTGCGCGTCATCTGCCGCCGCTCGCGGTTGCTGGCCACCATCGCCGGCGCCGGGGCGATGGCCTCGGTGGAGCTGCCTGCGCGACGTGTGAGCGAGGAGTTGGCGGCGCGCAACCTTGCCGATGTCGTCGTGTCGGTGATCGCCTCGCCCGAGTCCACCGTCATCGGCGGGGCGACCGAGACGGTGCGGGACCTCGTCGCGATGTGGGAGCGCCACGACATCACCGCACGTGAGGTGGCGGTGGACGTCGCGTCGCACTCACCGCAGGTCGATCCCATCCTCGCCGAGCTCACCGATGCGTTGGCCGAACTCACCCCGATGACGCCTTCGGTGCCGTACTACTCGGCGACGTCGGACGATCCGCGACACGACCCGGCCTTCGACGCCCGCTACTGGGTGGACAACCTGCGTCGCCCGGTGCGGTTCGCCGACGCCGTGCAGGCCGCGCTCGAAGACGGCCACCGGGTTTTCGCAGAGCTCTCACCGCACCCCCTGCTGACCCGCGCCGTGGAACAGACGGCGAAGGCGGGCGACATCTCGGCACAGGCACTGCCGTGCCTGCTGCGCGAGCAGGAGCTACCGCACGGCCTGCGTGAATTCCTGGCGAACCTGCATTGTGCCGGTGCCGCAGTCGATTTCACGGCGCTCTACCCGAGCGGCCGGCTGGTCGACGCCCCGTTGCCTGCGTGGACCCACCGGCAGCTGCGCATCAGTTCCGGCGGCCGCAGCCCGCAGGCGCTGGGTTTGGGTACCCGGAGCCTGGCGGTGCATCCACTGCTCGGCGCGCATGTGCGTCTGCCCGAAGAACCGGAGCGCCACGCCTGGCAGGGTGAGGTCGGCACCGCGGCGCTGCCATGGCTGGGTGACCATCAGGTGCACAACGTGCCCGCCCTTCCCGGGGCGGCCTACTGCGAGATGGCGCTGTCGGCAGCGCGCACCGTGCTCGGGGAGAACTCCGAGGTCCGCGACATCAGCTTCGAGCAGATGCTGATGCTGGACGAACAGACCCCGATCACCACCATCGCGTCTGTCGAGACGCCCGGCGTCGTCGAGTTCGAAGTGGTGACCGACCACGAAGGTGAGCACACGCGGCGGGCCGTCGCCCGCCTGCACGGAGCCGACACGGAGCCGGCATCGCAGCCTCACGACGTCGCTGCGCTGCTCGCCGCCCACCCGTCGCGCATGGAAGGTGACGAGCTGCGACAGCTGTTCGCGTCCCGCGGGGTGCAGTTGGGGCCGGCGTTCGCGAGCCTGGTCGCTGCCCACACCGCGCAGGACGCGCCCACGCTGGTCGCCGAGATCGCGCTGCCCCGGACGCTTCGGGCCCAGCAGAGCGCCTACGGCATCCACCCGGCGCTACTCGACGCCTGCTTCCAGTCCGTTGCCGCGCATCCGGCCGTCGCCGCCGCAGGCGACGCCGACCTGCTGGTGCCGTTGGGGATTCGCCGGCTGCGCATCAGCGATCCGGCAGGCAAACCACGGTTCTGCCTGGTCCGGTTGAACCGGCAGGACGGAACGGGCATCGAGGCCGACATCGACGTCCTCGACGCGGCCGGGGCGCCGGTGTTGACCATGCAGGGGTTCCGGCTGGGCAGCAGCGCCGAAGGCAGCGACGCCGAACGGGTACTCGCCGAACGGCTGCTCGCGGTCGAATGGCGGCGAAGCGAACCGTTGGCCTTGACCGACCCCGCTGCGGGCGAGTGGCTGTTGATCACCACCGCAGCCACCGGGGAGTCCCTGACGACCAAGCTCCTGGACGCCATGAAAGGCCTTGGTGCACAGTGTGACTGGTTCAGCTGGCCGGAGGGCGCCGACCAAGTTGCCGGTGCGGAACAACTGGGCGGCCGGCTGAAGGCGAGCGCTGTCAACGGCGTTGTCGTCGTGTTCGGCCCGACGGTGGGCGATATCGACGACGACGGGTTGACCCGCGCCCGTGCGCACGTCTCTGCGCTGGTGCGGATCGCCCGCGAACTCACCGAACTGCCAGGGGAACCGCCGCGTCTCTACGTGCTGACCCAGGGCGCGCAGACCGTCGTGGAGCACGACCGGCCCAACCTCGATCAGGGCGGACTGCGCGGTCTGGTCCGTGTGGTGGGCGCCGAACATCCGGAGTTGCGTGCCACCCAGATCGACGTGGACGCCGACTGCGACCCCGAGAAGGTGGCGCTCGAACTGCTGTCCGGATCCGACGAGGACGAAACCGCGTGGCGCGCCGGCGACTGGTATGTGGCCAGGCTGCAGCCCACGCCGCTGCGGCCAGAAGAGCGCCGCGTCACCACGGTGAACCACGAAACCGAAGGTGTACGCCTGCAGATCCGCACTCCCGGGGATTTGGCAACGATGGAACTCGTTGCTGCCGAACGTGTCCCACCGGCACCGGGCGAGATCGAGGTCGCGGTCACCGCGTCCAGCATCAACTTCGCCGATGTACTGGTGGCATTCGGCCAGTACCCCAGCCTCGAAGGACGTCTGCCGCAGCCGGGCACCGACTTCGCAGGTGTGGTGACTGCGGTCGGGCCCGGCGTCACCGATCATCGGATCGGTGACCACGTCGGCGGTTTCTCGAGGAACGGCTGCTGGGCCACGTTCGTCACCTGTGACGCCCGTGCCGCCGTGGCACTTCCGCCCGGCCTGACCGATGAGGTTGCGGCCGCGACGACCACCGCGTACGCCACCGCCTGGTACGGGCTGCACGACCAAGCCCGGATCGCGGCCGGTGATCGGGTGTTGATCCATTCGGCCACCGGCGGTGTCGGCCAGGCCGCCATCGCGATCGCCCGCGCGGCGGGAGCCGAGATCTTCGCCACCGCAGGCAGCCCCGGGCGCCGGGAGCTGTTGCGCGACATGGGTATCGAGCATGTGTATGACTCGCGCAGCACCGAGTTCGCCGACCTGATCCGCCGCGACACCGATGGCTGCGACGTTGCTGGCGTTGACATCGTGCTCAACTCCCTCACCGGAGCCGCGCAGCGTGCCGGGTTCGAACTGCTGGCCATCGACGGGCGGTTCGTGGAAATCGGCAAGCTGGATGTCTACGCCAATTCCCGGCTGGGCATGTATCCCTTCCGCCGCAACCTGACGTTCCACTACGTCGATCTGGCGCTGATGGTCGACAGCCGTCCCGAGCGGGTCGGGGATCTGCTGCGCCGCGTGTACGGGCTCGTCGCCACTGGTGAGTTGCCGCCACCGCAGCGCACGCACTACCCGCTAGCCGAGGCGGCCACCGCGATACGCGTGATGAGCGCGGCTGAACACGCAGGCAAGCTGGTGCTCGACATCCCGCGCAGCGGGTCGAGCACCGTGGCGCTGCCGCCCGAGCAGGTACGTATCTTTCGGCCCGACGGCGCCTACATCATCACCGGGGGCCTTGGCGGCCTGGGATTGTTCCTCGCCGCCGAGATGGCCTCGGCGGGCTGCGGCCGCATCGTGCTGAGCAGCCGCTCACAGCCGACCGCTGCTGCGCAGCAGGCGATTGCGGATCTGCGGAAGAACGGCACCGACATCCACGTGGAGTGCGGTGACATCGCCGATCCCGCAACGGCGGGACGTCTCGTCACCGCCGCCACCGCGACCGGGCTGCCGGTCCGCGGCGTGCTGCACGCCGCGGCCGTGGTGGAAGACGCCACGCTGACCACGATGACCGACGACCTGATCGAGCGGGACTGGGTGGCCAAGGTCTACGGCGCCTGGCACATGCACAAGGCGACGTCCGACCAGCCGCTGGACTGGTTCTGCTGTTTCTCCTCGGCGGCCGCACTGCTCGGCTCACCGGGGCAGGGGGCGTACGCCGCGGCCAACAGCTGGCTGGACTCCTTCACCCACTGGCGCCAGGCCGAAGGCCTGCCGGCCACCACGATCGCCTGGGGCGCGTGGGCCGAGGTCGGCCGCGCCGCGTCCTTGGAGGAAGGCCACACCACGATGATCACCCCGCAGGAGGGTGCGCACGCCTTCCAGACGCTGCTGCGTCACGACCGCGGCTACACCGGCTATATGCCCACCAAGGGCACGCCGTTGTTCAATGCGCTCGTCGCGCGCAGCCCGTTCGCCGAGGCGTTCAAGACCGCAGGCGAAGCGCAGCACGACACTGCCGCTGTGCGGGCCGAGTTGCTGACGCTGCCCCGAGAAGAGTGGCCGACGCGGCTGCGGCGCCTGGTGACCGAGCAGGCCAGCCTCATCCTGCGCCGCACGGTCGACCCCGACCACTCGTTCCCGGATCACGGCCTGGACTCGCTGGGGTTCCTGGAACTGCGTAACCGCATCGAGTCGGAGACCGGAATACGGGTGACACCCAAGGCCATTGCCGCGCACAACACCGCGCGTGCGCTCGGCAAGCACCTGGCCGATACGCTGGCCAGTGAGCAGACCGTGTCGGCGGTGGGGTGA
- a CDS encoding RND family transporter: MSDQKVDDRRPFVARTIYRFSVPIIIGWLILVAIATFLIPSLEQVGRDSSVSVIPKDAPSFRAMQRMGEVFQESDSDSMAMIIIEGDRPLGADAHLYYDELIRQLRDDPRHVQHVQDYWGDPLTAAGVESSDSMGAYVQLNLAGNQGEALSNESVEAIRDIVERTPAPPGVRAYVTGPAPLIADMNHAGDKSIITITMVTLAVIFTMLLFVYRSVITVILLLLMVGIQVQAARGVVAFLGDNEVLGLSTFAVNLLVSLGIAVGTDYGIFFTGRYHEARQAGEDRETALYTTYRSVAKVVLASGLTIAGAIFCLSFTRLPYFQTMGIPSAVGMVVAVAVALTLIPAVISVGSRFGLFEPKRKVMVRRWRRLGTAIVRWPGPVLIASCAVALIGLLALPGYKTSYDDRLYVPQDIPANEGYAAAERHFPESRMMPDILILEADHDMRNPTDFVVLHKLAKSIFAVPGIASVQTITRPEGTPIERTSIPFQISLQSAGMMQILPFGKERIDGMLDQVENMNKMISQMERTYSLMTQISDITHQTTLMNKEISVVTDELRDNIANFDDFFRPIRNYLFWEPHCYNIPVCWALRSVFEGLDGTDQISVQMHQILEHVDKLDLLQQDLITQFPPMIATMKAMRTMMQTMYSTMSGMFALIDDSIHDATALGKAYDAAQNDDSFYLPPEVFENEDFKRAMDLFFSPDGKALRLIITHRDDPGTPEGISRVDAVRTAAQEALKVTPLEHAQIHLAGAAPTFKDLRDGSAYDLLIAATAAMCLIFSIMLIITRSFVAALVIVGTVALSLGAAFGLSVLIWQHILGIELHWLVLAMSVIILLAVGSDYNLLLVSRMKEEIGAGLNTGIIRAMGGSGKVVTAAGLVFAFTMLSMVVSDLRIIGQVGSTIGMGLLFDTLVVRAFMTPSIAALLGRWFWWPLRVHPRPVAAARRLRSRDQSASVS, from the coding sequence ATGAGCGACCAGAAAGTCGACGACCGCCGCCCGTTCGTGGCTCGCACCATCTACCGGTTTTCGGTACCGATCATCATCGGGTGGTTGATCCTCGTCGCCATCGCGACCTTCCTCATCCCGTCGCTGGAACAGGTCGGTCGGGACAGCTCCGTGTCGGTGATCCCCAAGGACGCACCGTCGTTCCGCGCGATGCAGCGCATGGGTGAGGTTTTCCAGGAATCCGATTCCGACAGCATGGCGATGATCATCATCGAGGGCGACCGGCCGCTCGGTGCGGACGCACACCTCTACTACGACGAATTGATTCGTCAGCTGCGCGACGACCCCAGGCATGTCCAGCATGTCCAGGACTACTGGGGGGATCCGCTCACCGCGGCGGGGGTAGAGAGCTCCGACAGTATGGGCGCCTACGTCCAGTTGAACCTCGCCGGTAACCAAGGCGAAGCCCTGTCCAACGAGTCCGTGGAAGCCATCCGCGACATCGTCGAACGGACGCCCGCGCCGCCGGGGGTCCGCGCCTACGTCACGGGGCCCGCGCCGCTGATCGCGGACATGAACCACGCCGGTGACAAGTCGATCATCACGATCACCATGGTGACGCTCGCGGTGATCTTCACGATGTTGCTTTTCGTGTACCGCTCGGTCATCACCGTCATCCTCTTGCTGCTCATGGTCGGAATCCAGGTGCAGGCGGCCAGGGGAGTGGTCGCATTTCTCGGCGATAACGAAGTCCTCGGGCTTTCGACCTTTGCGGTGAACCTGCTGGTATCGCTGGGCATCGCGGTCGGAACCGATTACGGCATATTCTTCACCGGCCGCTATCACGAGGCGCGCCAAGCCGGCGAGGACCGGGAAACGGCGCTCTACACCACGTATCGCAGCGTCGCGAAGGTGGTCCTGGCCTCCGGTTTGACGATCGCCGGAGCGATTTTCTGTCTCAGCTTCACCCGGCTGCCGTATTTCCAGACCATGGGCATACCTTCCGCGGTGGGCATGGTCGTCGCGGTCGCGGTGGCGCTCACGTTGATCCCGGCCGTCATCTCGGTCGGAAGCCGGTTCGGGCTGTTCGAGCCCAAGCGGAAGGTCATGGTGCGCCGATGGCGACGGTTGGGCACCGCGATCGTTCGATGGCCCGGGCCCGTTCTCATCGCATCCTGCGCGGTCGCGCTCATCGGACTGTTGGCGCTGCCGGGTTACAAAACCAGCTACGACGACCGGCTGTACGTGCCGCAGGACATTCCGGCAAACGAGGGATATGCGGCCGCCGAGCGACACTTCCCCGAGTCGCGAATGATGCCGGACATCCTCATCCTCGAGGCCGACCATGACATGCGCAATCCGACCGATTTCGTGGTGCTGCACAAACTCGCCAAGAGCATCTTCGCCGTTCCCGGCATCGCGTCGGTGCAGACGATAACCCGGCCCGAGGGAACCCCGATCGAGCGCACGTCGATTCCGTTTCAGATCAGCCTGCAAAGCGCCGGCATGATGCAGATCCTTCCGTTCGGGAAGGAACGCATCGACGGGATGCTCGATCAGGTCGAGAACATGAACAAAATGATCAGCCAAATGGAGCGCACGTATTCTCTGATGACGCAGATCAGCGACATCACTCATCAAACGACACTGATGAACAAGGAAATATCAGTGGTCACCGATGAGTTGCGCGACAATATCGCCAATTTCGACGACTTCTTCCGGCCCATCCGCAACTATCTGTTCTGGGAACCGCACTGCTACAACATTCCCGTCTGCTGGGCGTTGCGGTCCGTCTTCGAGGGGCTCGACGGCACCGACCAGATCAGCGTTCAAATGCACCAGATCCTCGAGCACGTCGACAAGCTCGACCTTCTCCAGCAGGACCTGATCACGCAGTTCCCGCCGATGATCGCCACCATGAAGGCGATGCGGACGATGATGCAGACGATGTACAGCACCATGTCGGGCATGTTCGCGCTGATCGACGACTCGATTCATGACGCCACGGCGCTGGGTAAGGCGTACGACGCCGCCCAAAACGACGACTCGTTCTATCTGCCGCCCGAAGTCTTCGAGAACGAGGACTTCAAACGCGCCATGGACCTGTTCTTCTCACCGGACGGAAAGGCGCTGCGCCTGATCATCACGCATCGTGACGATCCGGGGACACCCGAGGGCATCTCGCGGGTCGACGCGGTGCGAACCGCAGCCCAGGAGGCCCTCAAGGTCACCCCGCTCGAGCACGCCCAGATCCATCTCGCCGGGGCGGCGCCCACATTCAAAGATCTCCGAGACGGGTCTGCCTACGACCTTCTCATTGCGGCGACCGCGGCGATGTGCCTGATCTTTTCCATCATGCTGATCATCACGCGAAGTTTCGTCGCCGCGCTGGTGATCGTTGGCACGGTGGCGCTTTCGCTGGGTGCGGCATTCGGGCTCTCGGTGCTGATCTGGCAGCACATCCTCGGTATCGAGTTGCACTGGCTGGTGCTGGCGATGTCGGTGATCATCTTGTTGGCGGTCGGTTCGGACTACAACCTGCTGCTGGTGTCGCGGATGAAAGAGGAGATAGGTGCCGGGTTGAACACCGGCATCATCCGGGCCATGGGCGGCAGCGGCAAGGTGGTGACGGCCGCGGGCCTGGTGTTCGCCTTCACCATGTTGTCGATGGTGGTCAGCGACCTGCGCATCATCGGGCAGGTGGGGTCGACGATCGGCATGGGGCTGTTGTTCGACACGTTGGTGGTGCGTGCGTTCATGACGCCGTCGATCGCCGCGCTGTTGGGCCGGTGGTTCTGGTGGCCGCTGCGGGTGCACCCACGGCCTGTCGCCGCGGCCCGGCGCCTTCGCTCCCGAGACCAAAGTGCCTCGGTCAGCTAA
- a CDS encoding hemophore-related protein: protein MIQLSMTKLAVVVGGVALSLSAGAGVASAAPDLGPAINTTCTYPQLVAALQAQNPQVAAAFNKTPIVQRGLNEFLAAGPEQRAKTAQHVVSAPQMQPYLPAIEGAFRTCNNF, encoded by the coding sequence ATGATCCAACTGTCGATGACGAAACTGGCTGTTGTGGTCGGCGGTGTCGCACTGTCGCTGAGTGCCGGGGCCGGCGTCGCTTCCGCGGCTCCTGATCTGGGCCCGGCCATCAACACCACGTGCACCTACCCGCAATTGGTTGCGGCGCTTCAGGCGCAGAACCCGCAGGTCGCCGCGGCGTTCAACAAGACGCCGATCGTGCAGCGGGGTCTGAACGAGTTCCTCGCCGCTGGGCCGGAGCAGCGGGCGAAGACGGCACAGCATGTGGTGTCCGCGCCGCAGATGCAGCCGTACCTCCCGGCGATCGAAGGCGCCTTCCGCACCTGCAATAACTTCTGA